The DNA region ACCTATCGCTATTTCGAGCCGATCACGATTGTCGGGGCGATCTACCTCGCGATCAGCCTGCCCGCCGCCATGGTGGTCCGGTGGGTCGAGGAAAAGATCAGGCGCAGCAAGAAGTCTGGCGCCTGAGCCGGGCACGGCGCCGCCGGACGCCGGCGCGCAGGCCGTTGCCTCGAAGGCGATGGCGACCCGCGTGCCCGACCCGCAAAGCTCAGTTCAGGGCGACCCGGTCTTCCTTGGCCGGACGCCGGGACTGCCACGACGCCACCGCCGGCAGGTCGGACGACATGGCTTTTTCGCGCATCTTTTCCCCGACCGCCCTATGCACATCCTGGATGAACGCCTTCATCGTCGGTGTCGTGCGTATGCCCTTGCGTGTCGCGAGCTGGAACCACACCGAGTAGGAGGTCTCGTCGGGAAGCAACGGCCGCAGCTCGCCTTTGTCGACCCATGATTGCGCGTAATGGTTCGGGAGGAAGGCAAGATAGGCTCCGGACAGCACCAGCAGCAACTGCGCCTCGACCTGTTCGACCGTGGCGGTGTTCTTCTTCGTGCCGATGCGCTCCAGATCCTGATTGCACCAGTAGGACCGGCTGGCGAAGGCATAGTCCCGAACGGCATCGAGCGACAGATCGTCGTCGTCGATGTCGAACAAGGGGTGCCCCCGCCCGCAGAAGAGCGTGCTCGTTTCGGGATAGAGGTCTTGGTAGTGGAGGTTTGTGAGCCGCGGCACGAACCCGAAGATCGCGAGATCGATCTGCCGTTCCACCAGGAGTTTCTGGAGGCCGGGAGGGCTGTCCACGACAAGGTTCACATTCACGTTGTTCGGCCGCGCGGAGAAATGAAGGAAGGCCGAGGAAATCGCCGAATGCGGATCGGTCACAGTGTTGTCCACGATACCAACCCGCAGGCTGCCCGTCAGGACCGAGTGGAGCGATTCCGTTTCGTTGCTGAATTCCTCGAGCGCCTCGAACAAGCGGATCGACGCCTCGAACACCGTGCGCCCATGGTCGGTCAGGGCGAAGCCCGAACGCCCTCGCTGACAGAGCTTCAGGCGCAGGCGTTCCTCCAGCGCGATCATGTGGTTGCTGATGGTCGACTGGCTGATGTTGAGTTCGGCCTGTGCCGCTGAGAACCCGTTGCATTTCACGACGGTGGTGAAAACGCGCAGCAAGCGAAGATCGGCGTTTGCAATATTGACCATAGGCATCTCTCTTCCACAATGTCCGGCGGGTCTGCCAGCCGGAGCGACCAGGAGGGAACGGTGCCAATCGTCTATGGAGCCAGTCTCGCGCTTCTTGCCATCGGGCGCCGCGCGATTATTGCCAACGCGTCGCGACACCCTGGCGGGATGACCCGAAAGATCACTGTCTTACGACATCCACGCGGGCGAAGGTTTCGGCTCCGCTCTGACAAGGATGTTCGATTTCCCCGCCTTGCTGGCGCTTGTCCGGCGCCCATTCCCACCGCGCAAGTGGATGCCGACTGGGCACTCCGGTCAAGGAATAGAGGCTTTTGCTCAAACATCCGGCGGGAAACGGCGCTGTGAGCGGAAAGAGTAACCGTTCCGCTCACGTTTTGGGCAGTTTAAATCGCCGTGTTCTGTTCGTCTCCGCCCTGTCCCTCCTCCTGCTGGAAGGGCCGGGCGCAGCGCCTCAGAAGA from Sagittula stellata E-37 includes:
- a CDS encoding LysR family transcriptional regulator, whose translation is MVNIANADLRLLRVFTTVVKCNGFSAAQAELNISQSTISNHMIALEERLRLKLCQRGRSGFALTDHGRTVFEASIRLFEALEEFSNETESLHSVLTGSLRVGIVDNTVTDPHSAISSAFLHFSARPNNVNVNLVVDSPPGLQKLLVERQIDLAIFGFVPRLTNLHYQDLYPETSTLFCGRGHPLFDIDDDDLSLDAVRDYAFASRSYWCNQDLERIGTKKNTATVEQVEAQLLLVLSGAYLAFLPNHYAQSWVDKGELRPLLPDETSYSVWFQLATRKGIRTTPTMKAFIQDVHRAVGEKMREKAMSSDLPAVASWQSRRPAKEDRVALN